The following DNA comes from Caretta caretta isolate rCarCar2 chromosome 10, rCarCar1.hap1, whole genome shotgun sequence.
TAGCTAAAAGTGTACTGTGAcaacataatatttttaaaattaggaagCTGGGAAATCTGAGTCTACCTCTAAGCCTGAAAAAAAACATGTAGTTCACTCTGTTTCTGTTAGCAGGTCTTCCCCCTGGTGAACTCTGTCGGGCTAAATGAACAGGAGCTGCTGTTCCTCACCCAGTCGGCCTCTGGTCCTCATGCCTCCCTTGCTTCCTGGAATGGAGTTCCAGATGTGGGCATTGTCAGTGACATCCTTTTCTGGATCCTGAAGAAGCATGGAAGGACCACGGACAAGGCATCTGATCTTACCCGGATCCACTTCCACACACTGGCCTATCATGTTCTGGCTACAGTGGATGGGTATTGGGGCAACCAGATAGCAGCTGTGGCTGCTGGAGCCAGAGTGGCAGGGACACAGGCTTGTGCAACTGAAACCATTGATACTGACAGAGTCTTCCTTAAAGCTCCTTTGGAGTTTGTGACCTCCCACACAGAGGCACCCTCCAAAATCTCTTTAAATCCAGGTGATCCAGTGGCACAATGGCACAGAGAGggaatttcattccatttcacCCCTGTTTTGGTGTGTAAAGATCCCATCCGGACCGTGGGACTTGGAGATGCTATTTCAGCTGAAGGACTCCTATATTCAGAACTATACCCTCAGTAGCCTATGGAAACGAGACACCTTTTTCTCCAAGAATATAGTGTCTGAGGAAATATGGTGTTCTTCAGGGGATTTCAGACAGTGTGGTGGTGGGTGGAATTTGGGATATTAAACAATCTCTGGATATTATCTGAGAAGAACCAAAGAATACATTCCAGCCACTTGGCAGTGACTTGAGAGTGTTTCTCATGTTAATGTAAAAGTTGTAGTATTTTAATTCAGAGCATGGCTTTTTGTCTTTGTCTTAAGCATGTCAGGAGGAGGGAAACTGATACCAAAATCCCTCTTTGGAGCAGAGTTGTTGATTGTTAATTTAAGACAGTCTTGTCTATAGTGCTTGAAAGCAAGGCAGCCAGACAGAATTTCATGCTTATGAATCCCAGGGAATACACAGCAGTCCTCAGCCCTGTCTTGCTTCtgataaagcaaaaataaaaggcTCTTGCATTATCTCCTAGCAGCATATTGCTACATGGCAAGAGCAACCCTTCCACTTGCTCAGTGTTGTGATCAAATTGCTTATTGACAACATTACCTCTCAACCTCAGCACCCGAAGCGTAGGAGGGAGCAGAGTAAACAGTGCTGAAATGTGATAGGTCCTGTACATATTCACTAAATGCACAGAGCTGGAGAGCGCTTTACTGGAAGCTCCGTAAATTGTTTTGGGTATCTGTGCAGGTGGGGATGCTAGACTGAACACACACAAGCTCCTTTTTAATTTCTGGGTAGGTCAGAGTAAGATATTGAAGACCTGTCTTTTGGGAGATAGCTTAGGTGCTTGTTTATCTTAAAATGAGCCTCAAATATAAGTGTGGCTTAGTTGCACAGAAATTGCCCTGTTTTTCAGCTAGCAAGGCTCACCATTTATGCTTTTCTTTGTGGTGTATGTTCATGTCAGCCTCATCCTTCAGTTTATGGATAGGCTATTGCTGATGATGacttgatttatttttatgctAGTGCTGTTGCATAATTTTCTCGGACACGCATATCTTTGATTTGGAGGGGTCTTGTTCTTTCGGGTGGTTTCTGGATAGGTAAGTCATTACTGGTTTTAAGGTAGCTGAACTGACCTGTCCTTCACATGCTAGAAATCCTCCTCGGGTACAAGTGAGAAATGCTAGGAAGAAGACTTCCAGTAGAGATTAGAAGTTTTTTTTGGGGTGTGTAGCACAGTTAGTTGATTATGAATTGCCTATCTGCACATAATTCCACTGCTTTGGGCAACCTCAGAAATCACAGGAACAGAGCCTGGGCGTCTTACTATCAGCACCACAAGAAAATTGCCTTGTATTGTAGCATATATTTAgcttagcatttttttttttattaaacatgtTGCTAAGAGGACCATTTTTCTCTTGGTAGCACTTATCTCTATAGTATTGTGCTAAGGCTTTCTCTGTTGCCTGCTTCCCTTTGAGAATTAGCTGAAACTGTAAGCCTACAGTTGCACAGAAGCAAAATACAAATCTACTTCAGTGCTGATTGAAAACTCAACATGACTGGCATGTCTATGTAATCCAGTTTCTTTCCCCTGCTACTGGTATGTAAGACTCACAACTGCAGACCCTCTGCATTCAGGAACTGATTTGTTAAGTTTAAAAATGCTGGACTCCAAAAATTTTGGTAAAGGTACAAACAATGATTATACCAAGTAGCTGCAAAATTTGCTGTGTGTGGAGTCTGAAGAGACTATGCTAGGGAGAGGATGTTTTTAGTTGCCCTATGAATGAAAAGTGAAACAGATTGCTGCAGTCAGAAGCAGCTttaatgagacttttttttttttaaagggaagtcTCTCTGTCCTTAATCTGTCTCAATTATTGGACAGAGTTCTACTCTTACAAACCACAACCTGTTCAGCCTGGCCATGCATTTGTCTCAGCTATTTAGGCCTACCACAAACATCATCAAGAAAACCAGAATATCTGTAGTATCTAATGGAGACAGGTTAGGACTTGAATCTTTCATCCCTGCAGCATAAAGCTTGGTACAACTGAATGATTAAAAATCTTCCATCCGTAACAGTTACCCTCCAAGCCATGTCTCCTGTGTAGCACAGTAGATCTAAGTTTTGTAGCAGGGACCCTAGAGCATGTAGCCCTGTGGGAATTGTGTAAGTCAGCAGCGCACCTATTCGGGCCAAGTCTGTAAAAGCATCCCTGTCCTGTAAGGGGACCAGATTGAATTTCTCAGAGTGAATCAACCTGATATAGTTGGCTGCAGTCATGGTTGGTTGAGTCTGCCAGCACAAACCTCTCCCCATATATTGTAAAACTAGCAGGATGTGGCTAATGCCATTCTCTCCTCATATTGGTATTGCTGTCTATGGAGTTTTTCTGTAGGGAAAACCAGAGGACTGATGTAATGTGGACTTGTGGCTCACACACATTTAAAATCAGATAAGCCCCATAGGGTGCTGTGTGAGGGTATAAATTAGGAGCTGTTGCATGCCTTCCTGACACCACACAAAATGGTGTCCAGTCCACTTATAACTACTGTTGGCTTGGGGATTCAGAGAAAACCCAGAATGGTGGAAAATTCTCTCAGAGGAAAGAGTCTGCAAAATGTGAGACAAGATGAGCATGATGGTCCCTACTGGCTTTAAAGTCtgagtctgtcaaggttccttccccactctgaactctagggtacagatgtggggacctgcatggaaaaccccctaagcttatttttaccagcttaggttaaaacttccccaagatacaaactattttaccttttgcccttggactttattgttgccaccaccaagcgtctaacaaatatataacagggaaagagcctgcttggaaacttctttccccccaaaatcctcccaagccctacaccccctttcctggggaaggcttgataaaaatcctcaaaaGCACAAAAATCCtcacaatttgcataggtgaacacagacccaaacccttggatcttaagaacaatgaaaaaagcaatcaggttcttagaagaagaattttaattgaagaaaaagtaaaaatcacctctgtaaaatcaggatggtaaataccttacagggtaatcagattcaataCATAgacaatccctctaggcaaaaccttaagacaccaaaacaggaatatacatgccattcagcacaacttattttatcagccatttaaacaaaacagaatctaacgcatatctaactagattacttattagccctttacaggagttctgacctgcattcctgctctggtcccagcaaaagcaacacagacagagagaatctTTGTCCCCCCCGCtccgctttgaaagtatcttgtctcctcattggtccttttggtcaggtttCAGCGAGGTTATcatagcttcttaacccctttacaggtgaaagcgtttttcctctggccaggagggattgaaaggtgtttacccttccctttatatttatgacagtctcttCTGCATCACCAGGGCAAGAGGAAGGAACCAGCTCTGTAGTGCACATCCTGCAGTTGGTGTCTCATTCTAGCTTCACCTTGCGGTTTGACATTCATTTCAGTCATGGAACTTGAATAAGAGTTCATTGATATCCAAACTCCTCCTCCTTCAGTAAATTGTTTCTTCAGTTTTGAAGGACAGCGCTTTACTATTTTTATAAAAAAGGCCAATTTGCTTCTTTGACTAACAGGTCTGAGGCACCTGCCATTAGGAGAAATGTACATTATTGTGCAACCTTTGTGAACATAGACTGTGGGCACAGAAGCACTAGCACTACCAAAGACCGTGCATCCTGCCAATTTAGGAATTAATCCTTTGCTTTGGCAGGTGCAAATTTATTCAAAGCCAGCAAAGCTATATGGATTTTTGACTTagagacaaaagaaaaatatgtaCAGGCTGTTGGTTACAGAGCAAGCCTGACTGCTGTGATATTTTACATGTGTCTTCGAAAAACTAGTGTCAAGACCTTAGATTTTCAGGAC
Coding sequences within:
- the ADPGK gene encoding ADP-dependent glucokinase isoform X4 encodes the protein MQETDEFHLILEYQAGEEWGQLRAPNANRFIFSHDLSNGAMNMLEVFVSSLDEFKPDLVVLSGLHMMEGQSREVREKRLLEAVTSISDIPTDIPIHLELASMTDQDLMSKIMHQQVFPLVNSVGLNEQELLFLTQSASGPHASLASWNGVPDVGIVSDILFWILKKHGRTTDKASDLTRIHFHTLAYHVLATVDGYWGNQIAAVAAGARVAGTQACATETIDTDRVFLKAPLEFVTSHTEAPSKISLNPGDPVAQWHREGISFHFTPVLVCKDPIRTVGLGDAISAEGLLYSELYPQ